A single Deltaproteobacteria bacterium IMCC39524 DNA region contains:
- a CDS encoding SPOR domain-containing protein: MSDKDQFTFEDEDESPECSITKKEKPQEADAGGGEIFFDMEEDLPGTSLGEQADTEESDKGSEGLFFDTEEEDSDPEQDLQSELDTAKDDEGSFLGDEDLFGDNLNAGFPENEVEIDDPVDFVPEPQEKSGGSRSRTLLMVLLLVIVVAGGAYYFMGLGSSTPSVPTVKMPVETPAKVVAVPPPPPPAETPAKKAAPQEEKPVSVAVPPPPAPAVTKTEANPAAAAAKAAPVEKPKQEPAKPAQTSVAVPAPVPASVPIKPAPTVTEKAPKAPPVKTAETPAVKTMVVTKPVEVAKSVAAPKSVAAPKQVADDAYALDAGSYLLESNRKTLVAKLEKLGYQPLVTPVDATINMTRLRLGTHSKEDVQASLAFAREVEPGSYSVPAGDGYVIYAGTFLKTNNLEKIKKRFLAEGVQVKSEPVQVVRTLSRVRFGSFASQEDAAEAASVVAKAGVKATVVKTK, translated from the coding sequence ATGTCTGACAAGGATCAGTTCACGTTTGAAGATGAGGATGAGAGTCCCGAATGCAGTATAACGAAGAAGGAAAAACCCCAAGAAGCGGATGCCGGCGGTGGTGAAATCTTCTTTGATATGGAAGAAGACCTTCCGGGAACCAGCCTCGGCGAGCAGGCGGATACTGAGGAGTCCGACAAAGGCAGCGAAGGACTTTTCTTCGATACTGAAGAGGAGGATTCGGATCCTGAGCAGGATCTACAGTCTGAACTTGATACAGCGAAGGACGATGAGGGCAGCTTTTTAGGTGATGAAGATCTCTTCGGCGACAACTTAAATGCCGGGTTTCCTGAAAACGAGGTGGAAATTGACGACCCAGTCGATTTCGTCCCTGAGCCACAGGAGAAAAGCGGTGGTTCAAGAAGCCGCACTCTGTTGATGGTGCTTTTACTGGTCATCGTTGTCGCTGGAGGTGCTTATTATTTTATGGGCCTGGGCAGCTCAACGCCTTCCGTACCGACCGTGAAGATGCCTGTAGAAACACCGGCCAAAGTAGTCGCTGTGCCGCCACCGCCACCACCTGCCGAGACCCCTGCAAAGAAAGCAGCCCCGCAAGAAGAGAAACCGGTGAGTGTTGCCGTGCCTCCGCCACCTGCGCCAGCCGTTACCAAGACAGAAGCTAATCCTGCTGCGGCAGCAGCTAAAGCTGCTCCTGTAGAGAAGCCTAAACAAGAGCCTGCCAAGCCTGCACAGACGTCTGTTGCGGTACCGGCACCGGTTCCCGCGTCAGTTCCAATAAAACCTGCTCCAACTGTCACAGAAAAAGCCCCCAAGGCTCCCCCTGTCAAGACTGCAGAGACTCCTGCCGTCAAGACAATGGTCGTGACAAAGCCTGTCGAAGTGGCTAAGTCAGTGGCGGCACCGAAATCTGTCGCAGCACCTAAGCAGGTAGCAGATGATGCCTATGCGCTGGATGCCGGTTCCTATCTACTGGAGTCAAACAGGAAGACTTTGGTTGCAAAGCTTGAAAAGCTCGGATATCAGCCGTTGGTGACTCCTGTAGATGCTACGATTAATATGACGCGCCTGCGTCTCGGAACTCACAGCAAAGAAGACGTCCAGGCTTCGCTGGCCTTTGCCCGTGAGGTTGAACCTGGCTCCTACAGCGTCCCTGCAGGTGATGGCTACGTGATCTATGCCGGCACGTTCCTTAAGACGAATAACCTGGAGAAGATTAAAAAGCGCTTCCTCGCTGAAGGGGTCCAGGTCAAATCTGAGCCGGTACAAGTCGTCAGAACCTTGAGTCGCGTCCGCTTCGGCAGCTTTGCCAGCCAAGAGGATGCTGCAGAGGCCGCTAGCGTTGTTGCAAAGGCTGGAGTGAAGGCGACTGTTGTAAAGACCAAGTGA
- the fusA gene encoding elongation factor G gives MAKFETEKLRNLGIVGQGDAGKTSLVEAMLFNTGMTDRLGKVDDGSSNMDFEPEETKRKITISSKLHHCEWNGHELHIVDTPGYTNFLHDTRGCMRVLGGAVLLVSAVDGVKAQTQTLWKWAEEFEVPRIAFINKLDRERSDYLKAVDDMETTLGCRPVAVNMPIGEEDNFKGVIDLITMKARLFKFDEKGTYDEGDIPEDYQAEAERLHVMLMEACAEADDELMEKYLETEELSEAEVLRGLREGTLTGVFTPVFCGSATANIGIRQLLDYIVLCMPSPIDKGIQYGTNPKNNEPEERRPDPNEPFSAMVFKTVSDPFTGKLNLFRVYSGTVKSDSSVFNPNKDCSERLGQILLPEGKKQKAVSEAVAGDIVAVAKLKETTTGDTLCDANKPIVYECPMSMKPVISFALEAKSKGDEEKIFSGLSKLTEEDPALQLQRDAETKEMIISGMGQVHVEVAVEKLKRKFGVDVLLKEPKVPYREAIKKSVEQSYRHKKQSGGKGQFADVSIKVKPLERGAGYEFVDKIVGGVIPRQFIPAVDKGILESIGKGPLAGYPVQDVQVTLFDGSHHSVDSSEMAFKIAGSMAFKKALEAATPVLLEPVMEMEITVPDECVGEVIGDMNSRRGKVLGMEPQGSSQLVKAQVPMSEVLKYAPVLRSMTSDRGLFTMEFTHYEEVPSHLMAKLLAELNSED, from the coding sequence ATGGCAAAGTTCGAAACTGAAAAGTTGAGGAATCTGGGCATCGTCGGACAAGGGGATGCGGGCAAGACCTCCCTGGTCGAAGCTATGTTGTTCAACACCGGGATGACCGATCGCCTCGGTAAAGTTGACGATGGCTCCTCGAACATGGATTTTGAGCCCGAAGAAACCAAGCGAAAGATCACGATCTCATCGAAGCTGCATCATTGCGAATGGAACGGCCATGAACTGCATATTGTAGATACTCCCGGTTATACAAATTTCCTGCATGATACGCGCGGCTGCATGCGTGTCCTTGGTGGAGCTGTGCTGCTGGTTTCCGCCGTTGACGGCGTTAAAGCTCAAACCCAGACGCTCTGGAAGTGGGCTGAAGAGTTTGAGGTCCCCCGCATTGCCTTTATCAATAAACTTGATCGGGAGCGTTCTGATTACCTCAAGGCTGTTGACGACATGGAGACAACCTTGGGGTGCCGCCCCGTTGCTGTTAATATGCCGATCGGTGAAGAAGACAATTTTAAAGGGGTTATCGACCTGATCACCATGAAGGCGCGGCTTTTCAAGTTCGATGAAAAGGGCACCTACGACGAGGGCGATATCCCTGAAGATTATCAGGCTGAAGCCGAACGTCTGCATGTGATGTTGATGGAAGCCTGTGCCGAAGCCGATGATGAGCTGATGGAGAAATACCTCGAAACAGAGGAACTCTCCGAAGCAGAGGTCCTGCGTGGTTTGCGTGAGGGAACTCTGACCGGTGTCTTTACCCCGGTTTTCTGCGGCAGCGCTACGGCCAATATCGGTATTCGTCAGCTCCTTGATTATATCGTCCTCTGCATGCCTTCGCCTATTGATAAAGGCATCCAGTACGGCACGAACCCCAAGAATAATGAGCCGGAAGAGCGTCGCCCTGACCCTAACGAGCCTTTCTCGGCGATGGTCTTCAAAACTGTCAGCGACCCCTTTACTGGCAAGTTGAACCTGTTCCGTGTTTATTCAGGAACAGTCAAGTCCGACAGTTCAGTGTTTAATCCAAACAAGGATTGTAGCGAGCGCCTTGGTCAGATCCTGTTGCCTGAGGGCAAAAAGCAAAAAGCCGTCAGCGAAGCTGTGGCCGGTGATATTGTTGCGGTCGCCAAATTGAAAGAGACCACGACTGGTGACACTCTGTGCGACGCGAATAAGCCGATCGTCTACGAATGCCCGATGAGCATGAAGCCGGTCATCTCATTTGCTCTGGAGGCGAAGAGCAAGGGTGATGAAGAGAAGATTTTTAGCGGGCTTTCAAAGCTGACGGAAGAAGACCCCGCCTTGCAGTTGCAGCGCGACGCTGAAACCAAGGAGATGATCATCTCAGGCATGGGCCAGGTACATGTTGAGGTTGCGGTTGAAAAACTTAAGCGCAAGTTCGGTGTTGACGTTCTCCTCAAGGAGCCGAAAGTCCCCTATCGTGAGGCCATCAAAAAATCAGTCGAGCAGTCTTATCGACACAAGAAACAGTCGGGTGGCAAAGGGCAGTTTGCTGACGTTTCAATTAAGGTTAAGCCCCTTGAAAGAGGCGCAGGTTACGAATTTGTTGATAAGATCGTCGGTGGTGTGATTCCGCGGCAGTTTATCCCTGCTGTCGACAAGGGAATTCTTGAGTCAATAGGCAAGGGGCCTCTGGCGGGATATCCTGTTCAGGATGTTCAGGTCACTCTGTTCGATGGTTCTCACCATTCGGTGGACTCCTCGGAGATGGCATTCAAGATAGCGGGCTCGATGGCGTTCAAGAAGGCCCTTGAAGCTGCGACTCCGGTTCTTCTCGAGCCAGTCATGGAGATGGAGATTACCGTACCTGACGAGTGTGTCGGTGAGGTTATCGGCGATATGAACTCCCGTCGTGGCAAAGTCCTAGGTATGGAGCCCCAGGGAAGCAGTCAGTTGGTTAAGGCTCAGGTGCCGATGTCGGAAGTCCTGAAGTACGCTCCGGTCCTCCGTTCCATGACCTCTGATCGCGGGCTTTTTACCATGGAATTCACGCATTACGAAGAGGTGCCATCTCACCTGATGGCTAAACTTCTGGCAGAATTGAACAGCGAAGATTGA
- a CDS encoding type III pantothenate kinase translates to MLLVIDVGNTNTVLGLYKDKELARSWRLTTDKARTADEWAMVVHELFSLSGLHFPDVSNVIISCVVPPLLNTLETLCDNYFKLKPLVVGPGIKTGMPIQYDNPREVGADRIVNAVAAYAKQQASLIVVDFGTATTFDYISCRGEYQGGAIAPGLSISAEALYERASKLPRVEIVCPPQVIAKNTVNSMQSGLFYGYVGLVDGIVGRMKQESREKPHVMATGGLATLIAPYSQTIDEVDNSLTLEGLRIIYERNHVA, encoded by the coding sequence ATGCTACTCGTTATAGATGTCGGTAATACCAACACCGTGCTTGGCCTGTACAAGGATAAGGAGCTTGCACGCAGTTGGCGCTTAACCACTGATAAAGCGCGTACCGCAGATGAATGGGCGATGGTCGTACATGAGCTGTTCAGCCTCAGTGGCTTACATTTTCCTGACGTCTCAAATGTTATTATCTCCTGTGTCGTTCCACCGTTGCTGAACACTCTGGAGACCCTGTGCGATAATTATTTCAAGCTGAAGCCGCTGGTGGTTGGCCCCGGAATCAAGACCGGCATGCCGATTCAGTATGACAACCCCCGAGAGGTTGGTGCCGATCGTATCGTTAATGCGGTGGCCGCCTACGCAAAACAGCAAGCCAGTCTGATCGTTGTGGATTTCGGTACGGCGACAACTTTTGATTACATCTCCTGTCGTGGTGAGTACCAGGGAGGGGCGATAGCTCCGGGCCTGAGTATCTCTGCAGAGGCTTTGTACGAAAGGGCCAGTAAACTGCCCCGGGTTGAAATCGTTTGCCCGCCACAAGTTATCGCCAAGAACACAGTCAACAGCATGCAGTCCGGTTTATTCTACGGTTATGTCGGTCTGGTGGATGGTATTGTCGGTCGCATGAAGCAGGAGTCGCGCGAAAAACCCCATGTCATGGCGACCGGGGGACTGGCGACGCTGATTGCACCATACAGCCAGACCATTGATGAAGTGGATAACAGTCTCACCCTGGAAGGCTTGCGGATCATTTATGAACGCAACCATGTCGCTTAG
- a CDS encoding biotin--[acetyl-CoA-carboxylase] ligase, producing the protein MKTPAPREAILSLFRQTPDGFVSGERISDELGVSRTAVWKHIRNLRQAGYQIEAIPSRGYQLQQSPDVLMPEAIQSGLECQLVGSRIISLDEADSTNLQASRLGDEGADDGLVVIADRQTSGKGRMGRQWESPGGVNLYASILLRPPVLPFEAPKLTFLSAVAVCRAIKNCTGLQPTVKWPNDILLNGAKVAGLLNEMSSETDQVNYVVLGIGVNLNMRAEQFPEDLRYPATSLAIASGKAVSRLAFTRSLLQELDALYQLYLGEGSAPVFTAWTELCDLTGKRVQVDCNNLLIEGTMVGLGDDGALLVRTSAGKIESIYAGDVRPL; encoded by the coding sequence ATGAAAACACCAGCCCCACGTGAAGCCATCCTCTCACTTTTCCGCCAGACGCCAGACGGTTTTGTCTCTGGTGAAAGGATCAGTGATGAGTTGGGTGTTTCGCGTACGGCGGTCTGGAAGCACATTCGCAACCTTCGCCAGGCAGGTTACCAGATTGAAGCGATTCCTTCACGAGGGTACCAATTGCAGCAGTCTCCCGATGTCCTAATGCCGGAAGCCATTCAGTCCGGTCTCGAATGCCAGCTGGTCGGGTCCCGTATCATCTCGCTTGACGAGGCGGATTCCACCAACCTTCAGGCCAGTCGCCTTGGTGATGAAGGAGCCGACGACGGGCTGGTGGTGATTGCTGACCGTCAAACCTCGGGCAAGGGTCGGATGGGCCGCCAGTGGGAATCACCCGGTGGCGTCAACCTTTACGCCTCGATTTTACTGCGCCCTCCTGTTCTGCCTTTTGAAGCCCCAAAACTGACTTTTCTATCTGCTGTGGCCGTCTGTCGTGCAATTAAAAACTGTACCGGCCTGCAGCCAACGGTTAAATGGCCCAACGATATTCTCCTGAATGGAGCCAAGGTCGCAGGCCTCCTCAATGAGATGAGTTCTGAGACCGACCAGGTTAATTATGTCGTTCTCGGTATTGGCGTTAATCTGAACATGCGCGCCGAACAGTTCCCGGAAGATCTGCGTTACCCTGCCACGTCGCTTGCCATTGCCTCCGGCAAAGCTGTTTCCCGGTTGGCCTTTACCCGTTCCCTGTTGCAGGAGCTGGACGCTCTTTACCAGCTCTATCTGGGAGAGGGAAGTGCCCCTGTTTTCACTGCCTGGACAGAGCTCTGCGACCTGACCGGTAAACGGGTGCAGGTGGATTGCAATAATCTGTTGATTGAAGGCACCATGGTCGGCCTTGGCGATGATGGCGCATTGCTGGTTCGAACTTCGGCTGGTAAGATAGAGAGCATTTATGCAGGGGACGTGCGACCGCTTTAG
- the nadC gene encoding carboxylating nicotinate-nucleotide diphosphorylase — protein sequence MNSFILDPILRRALEEDIGTGDVTTLATITPGTQASAELVAKEDFVLAGIDVAQRVFQLLSAETAFEKLMNDGQSVKRGDVLAWIKGDASVLLQGERVALNLLQRMCGVATLTAAFAKEVAGTRAVVVDTRKTTPGLRVLEKYSVRMGGGGNHRMALYDAVLIKENHVAAAGGITAAVSRAQQRVPHTQKIEVEVRNQEEVAEALAAGADILLLDNMSLDELSAAVELVGDRAITEASGGVNLESVRAIAETGVRLISVGALTHSYRSVDISMLFT from the coding sequence ATGAACTCATTTATACTCGATCCTATTCTACGCCGTGCTCTTGAAGAAGATATCGGTACCGGGGATGTCACCACGCTGGCAACGATAACGCCTGGTACCCAGGCAAGCGCAGAACTGGTCGCCAAGGAAGATTTCGTTCTGGCCGGCATTGATGTTGCGCAACGAGTCTTTCAACTGCTTTCTGCAGAGACAGCATTTGAAAAACTTATGAACGACGGTCAATCGGTAAAACGCGGCGATGTTCTGGCCTGGATTAAAGGTGATGCCTCCGTTCTTCTGCAAGGCGAGCGTGTTGCGTTAAACCTTCTGCAGCGTATGTGCGGGGTAGCCACTCTCACCGCTGCGTTTGCGAAAGAGGTTGCAGGAACCCGCGCGGTTGTTGTGGATACGCGGAAAACCACACCTGGGCTAAGGGTCCTGGAAAAGTACTCGGTACGCATGGGTGGTGGCGGTAACCACCGCATGGCCCTTTATGATGCTGTTCTGATCAAGGAGAATCATGTCGCCGCTGCCGGGGGGATTACTGCCGCGGTTAGTCGCGCTCAACAGCGTGTGCCGCACACCCAGAAAATCGAAGTCGAGGTTCGCAATCAGGAGGAGGTGGCAGAAGCTTTGGCCGCTGGTGCAGATATCCTGCTCCTCGACAACATGTCTCTTGACGAATTGTCTGCGGCCGTCGAGCTGGTTGGCGATCGCGCCATCACGGAAGCCTCCGGGGGGGTCAACCTGGAAAGTGTCAGGGCTATTGCCGAGACCGGCGTCCGCTTGATTTCTGTCGGCGCACTGACGCACTCTTATCGGTCCGTTGATATCTCCATGTTGTTTACTTAA
- a CDS encoding OmpA family protein: MKFYFKFSLFLVMIATLSACVSQTEHQQKLDENHYLQSVIKSLEGDYESLKEDKNHLVDRNDSLNQRLLEAIERNKRLQEDLMRARADLDRVEKVLASRSAEAGAAMAEMRQEIDRLTEGSSELQQQLEVERLEREARLAEVQGTYDELVGKLEEEIQRGEVKISELKGKLTVNVVDKILFDSGKAVLKPAGINVLQQIGDILKVAADKDIQVEGHTDNVPISGTLAQKFPSNWELSTARATTVLHFLQEKAAISGERLSAVGYGEYRPVASNGTAQGRALNRRIQIVLTASKDR; the protein is encoded by the coding sequence GTGAAATTTTACTTCAAATTCAGTCTGTTTCTGGTGATGATCGCAACTCTCTCAGCATGTGTCAGTCAAACCGAGCACCAGCAGAAGCTGGACGAAAACCATTATCTCCAATCAGTTATCAAGAGCCTTGAAGGCGATTACGAGAGCCTTAAAGAAGACAAAAACCATTTGGTTGATCGCAATGATAGCCTGAATCAGCGTTTGCTCGAAGCCATCGAGCGCAACAAACGCCTCCAGGAAGACCTCATGCGGGCACGCGCTGACCTGGACCGGGTAGAGAAGGTTCTGGCCAGCCGCAGCGCCGAAGCCGGGGCCGCCATGGCCGAGATGCGCCAGGAGATCGATCGGCTGACCGAAGGGAGCAGTGAGCTACAGCAGCAACTGGAAGTTGAGCGCCTCGAACGCGAAGCCAGGCTTGCCGAGGTGCAGGGCACCTACGATGAACTGGTGGGGAAACTCGAAGAAGAGATCCAGCGTGGTGAGGTTAAAATCTCCGAGCTCAAGGGAAAACTGACTGTTAACGTGGTCGACAAAATCCTCTTCGACTCAGGTAAGGCCGTCCTCAAGCCCGCAGGAATCAATGTTTTGCAACAGATCGGCGACATCCTCAAAGTTGCCGCCGACAAGGATATCCAGGTTGAAGGTCATACCGACAACGTACCGATCAGCGGCACTCTCGCTCAAAAGTTCCCGAGTAACTGGGAGCTCTCCACGGCAAGGGCGACCACGGTTCTGCATTTCCTCCAGGAGAAGGCAGCCATCTCCGGAGAAAGGCTCTCCGCAGTCGGCTATGGAGAGTACCGCCCGGTCGCCAGCAACGGAACAGCCCAGGGACGAGCCTTGAATCGGCGTATTCAGATTGTTCTGACGGCAAGCAAGGACCGCTGA
- a CDS encoding mechanosensitive ion channel family protein, giving the protein MMEQEVETIQQVYNVVVEFIINYSFQILGAIIILTIGSKLASWFGRLVTGLCEKRNIDITLARFLGSVVKILTLTFVVIIAIGKFGISIAPFIAALGALAFGTSFAIAGPVSNYGAGLVIILSRPFVIGNTITIGGVSGVVDEIHLAVTILSTEDDEIITIPNKHIVGEILSNSFANKIVEGTVGISYQDDPEKAIEAIQTALLGIEDVCSEPPPQVGIEAFGDSSIDLGMRYWVPTKKYFQTLYRGNMAAYKALESAGITIPFPQRDVHLKQKATG; this is encoded by the coding sequence ATGATGGAACAAGAGGTGGAAACAATCCAGCAGGTCTACAACGTCGTCGTTGAATTCATCATCAATTACAGCTTCCAGATACTGGGAGCCATTATCATATTGACCATTGGCTCCAAACTGGCGAGTTGGTTCGGCCGTTTGGTCACCGGGCTGTGCGAAAAAAGGAATATAGACATCACCCTCGCGCGCTTTCTCGGCAGCGTTGTCAAGATCCTGACACTGACTTTTGTGGTCATTATTGCTATCGGTAAGTTTGGCATTTCAATCGCACCGTTCATCGCGGCTCTTGGTGCCCTGGCTTTTGGCACCAGCTTTGCCATCGCAGGACCGGTCTCCAACTATGGCGCCGGACTTGTGATCATCTTGTCCCGGCCATTTGTGATCGGCAACACGATCACGATTGGCGGCGTAAGCGGAGTCGTTGATGAGATTCACCTGGCCGTAACAATTCTCTCCACAGAAGATGACGAAATAATCACGATCCCAAACAAGCATATTGTCGGAGAAATTCTATCGAATTCATTCGCTAACAAAATTGTCGAAGGGACGGTCGGGATCAGCTATCAGGATGATCCGGAGAAAGCGATAGAAGCGATACAAACGGCGCTTCTGGGGATTGAAGATGTATGCAGTGAACCGCCCCCGCAAGTCGGCATCGAAGCCTTCGGAGACTCCTCAATTGATTTGGGGATGCGTTACTGGGTACCGACCAAGAAGTATTTCCAGACCCTCTATCGTGGGAACATGGCTGCTTATAAGGCATTGGAGAGCGCAGGCATCACGATTCCATTCCCGCAAAGGGATGTCCATCTGAAGCAGAAAGCCACCGGATAG
- a CDS encoding GTPase-activating protein, translating into MILLPRGNPVKENINPGKVNLADALGKMRQGKFTGYMRFDFPEGTGVFIYQEGSLISSLFENEREHLIAYDGISRTFDESLNGNGKLNIYRLSTELAHSIHTLLHGEVLHKGQDLQLIDIKSLLVRMREEKRSGCLRIYSKEHIALIFYRDGRPLGFFHDGSTDIETTADSSMSVAKEPGAKVDVLVTRGDGEKSLADLMETADITGMWGAAVAERQRQREEQEHAASKTQETKESDRRQKTQELFQSFAMAHLGKIGSLLVDKEFEKLKLNGGQISESALDDFYTKLGKSARLVAGPSKIDKMLDEMKKGFNGLS; encoded by the coding sequence ATGATTCTGTTGCCACGAGGCAATCCTGTTAAGGAAAATATCAATCCTGGCAAAGTAAACCTTGCGGATGCCTTGGGAAAAATGCGTCAGGGAAAATTTACCGGATACATGCGTTTTGATTTTCCTGAAGGGACCGGCGTCTTCATTTACCAGGAAGGCAGCCTCATCAGCTCACTCTTTGAGAATGAGCGGGAACACCTGATCGCATATGATGGTATCTCCCGTACGTTCGACGAGTCTCTGAATGGCAACGGTAAGCTGAACATCTATCGACTATCTACCGAGCTGGCGCACAGTATTCATACCCTCCTGCATGGTGAGGTTCTGCACAAAGGGCAGGATCTCCAGTTGATCGATATTAAATCCTTGCTGGTTCGGATGCGCGAAGAGAAGCGTAGCGGATGCCTGCGCATTTATTCTAAAGAACATATTGCCCTGATCTTTTATCGCGACGGTCGCCCCCTTGGTTTCTTCCACGATGGTTCGACGGACATTGAAACCACTGCAGACAGTTCCATGTCGGTTGCCAAAGAGCCCGGAGCCAAAGTTGATGTTCTGGTGACTCGTGGTGACGGCGAAAAATCACTGGCAGACCTTATGGAAACCGCGGATATCACAGGTATGTGGGGTGCTGCTGTTGCCGAACGTCAACGTCAGCGAGAAGAGCAGGAGCACGCTGCAAGTAAAACTCAGGAGACAAAAGAGTCGGATCGGCGGCAGAAGACACAGGAGCTTTTTCAGAGTTTTGCCATGGCGCATCTTGGCAAAATCGGCTCCTTGCTGGTAGATAAAGAGTTTGAAAAACTGAAACTCAACGGTGGGCAGATTAGCGAATCTGCTCTTGATGACTTTTACACCAAGCTGGGTAAATCAGCCAGGCTGGTCGCAGGTCCCAGCAAAATCGATAAAATGCTGGATGAAATGAAAAAGGGTTTCAACGGGCTCTCTTAA
- a CDS encoding ParA family protein encodes MKRPFVIAVASEKGGVGKTTIATNLAVYLKALHEDLPVTIASFDNHFSVDQMFSLGPQPEGNVAKLLEGCPIEELAVLGQYGVQYVASSRRLQPPDHDPVWLRQRVSASKLDGILILDTRPILDWFTEAALLTADLVLVPVKDRAALINAGSLRKIMADAGRAEKLWLLPSLVDARARLNAEVRVHEFLIYGARERDYQVLEICISKSPKVEGLASGFSSRILPVLTHARNTSVHGQFKKLAEFVLSNSATETFEYRSGSGCEGGLEGLPAARRRKLVLECPLCCQQSLHAEGHFFFDLSSRRRGFIHPDCCDQLFAELELDVMTSEEILALTIEGPGLVGPESRLTAHLFDADESLVASEELGKVKSRFHNALSMIIGRPLDAAYRELVIINRQAMSPAEQMGDDLFRRFAFRRRKIARELRLAGLF; translated from the coding sequence GTGAAGCGTCCTTTTGTGATCGCCGTTGCCAGCGAAAAAGGCGGGGTGGGAAAGACAACGATTGCCACTAACCTTGCCGTCTATCTCAAGGCTTTGCATGAGGATTTACCGGTTACAATTGCCTCTTTTGATAACCACTTCAGCGTTGACCAGATGTTTTCTCTCGGTCCACAGCCTGAGGGTAATGTTGCCAAGCTTCTCGAAGGCTGCCCGATTGAAGAGCTTGCTGTGCTCGGTCAATACGGAGTGCAGTATGTCGCCTCATCCCGGCGGCTGCAACCACCAGACCATGATCCTGTTTGGTTGCGACAGAGGGTGTCGGCTTCAAAGCTTGACGGTATTCTAATCCTCGATACAAGACCCATTCTTGATTGGTTCACTGAAGCAGCTCTCTTGACTGCAGACCTGGTCCTTGTGCCGGTTAAGGATCGTGCAGCCCTGATAAACGCCGGTTCGTTAAGGAAGATTATGGCCGATGCCGGCCGTGCAGAAAAACTTTGGTTGCTGCCAAGCCTGGTTGATGCCCGTGCTCGCTTGAATGCCGAAGTGCGCGTTCATGAGTTCCTGATCTACGGCGCCCGTGAACGAGACTACCAGGTTCTTGAAATTTGCATCAGTAAAAGTCCCAAGGTCGAAGGCCTTGCTTCCGGGTTCTCCAGTCGCATCTTGCCCGTTCTCACCCACGCCCGGAATACTTCCGTTCATGGTCAGTTCAAAAAGCTGGCAGAATTTGTCTTGTCAAACTCTGCGACCGAAACCTTCGAGTACAGGAGTGGCAGTGGTTGTGAAGGGGGCCTGGAGGGACTGCCCGCTGCACGGCGACGCAAGCTTGTCCTTGAGTGCCCTTTGTGTTGTCAACAGTCCCTGCATGCTGAAGGTCATTTCTTCTTTGATTTGAGCAGCCGGCGGCGGGGCTTTATTCATCCTGATTGTTGTGACCAGCTTTTTGCCGAACTCGAGCTGGATGTAATGACGTCTGAGGAGATACTTGCCTTGACAATTGAAGGGCCTGGACTGGTTGGTCCGGAGAGTCGCTTGACGGCCCATCTGTTTGATGCCGATGAAAGCCTTGTTGCCAGTGAAGAGCTTGGTAAAGTGAAGAGTCGCTTCCATAACGCCCTGTCAATGATAATCGGCCGTCCTCTTGATGCCGCTTACCGTGAGCTTGTCATAATCAATCGTCAAGCCATGAGCCCGGCTGAACAAATGGGTGATGATCTTTTCCGTCGTTTTGCATTCCGTCGTCGCAAAATCGCTCGGGAACTTCGTCTCGCCGGCTTGTTTTAA